AGATGAAGGTGATCCAGCCGGATTCTTAAGAATGGGATAATCGCAGGCCACTGGACGACACAGACAGATCATTGTCTAGGGCAGAGCGTCCAGCGGCTGCGGCCCCATTTGGTTGCGTTCGAGGAGGATACTAATATCCTCCATCAGCTTTTTGGCCGAAATCGGCAGCGAGTGTGTAATCCACCATTCCATTACTCCCACAGCAGCCGAAGCCATAAAATGCAGCAGCATCTCCTTGTTCATCCCCTGGTTCACACCATCCATATCGATCTGCTCCGCCAGTCCCTCCATCAGCATGGCATGCAGACGGGTTCTGAAGGCAGGAATGCCGCTGTTATTAATCAGTGTAATGAAAACGGTAGCATGCTGTTCCACATATTCAGCCGTACGCAGCAGGGGACCGGAAGAGGTAAAATCGAGATTCTCCTGAATACCCACACAACGGTCACGCAGCTCCGTCATTTCCTTCTCAACACACTTATCCAGCAAATCATATTTGTCCACAAAATGCAGATAAACAGTACCTCTGCTCACATTAGCCCGCTCTGCAATCTCATGGACCGTAATCTGCTCAAAGCTCTTCTCTTCCATCAGACTAAGAAACGCCTTAAAAATAGCATCCCGCGTCTTCCCGATCCGCCTGTCCACCGCCATCCCTCTTACAACTCCTTCCCCTCAGCTCTTAGTTGGGTTCATTATATTTAACAGTTGTCAAAAAATCAACACGTGTGCAGAATCAAGGGGCACTTGTGCTCTTCATTTAGACTGCTCAATTGAACTGCGGATTAGCGCCGCCTACTCCACAGCCGTGAAAAGCAGGCCGCCGCCGGGCCCGGCCTCCGTCTCGGCTGCCCGCCCCCGGCGCACCAGCTCGGCCAGGTGGGCCAGCGCCTCGCTCATGGCGAACCGCATCTGGTGCGCTGTCGCGACCCGGCTGCGGAACAACCCCTCGCAGACCGCGAACCCGCTCTGCGGTCCGCCTGCGAGCAGCGCGGCTGTTGTATCCAACCGCTCCTCATGATGCCGGAGCAGGCTGTCCGCCCGCGCCGTGAACCCCGGGAACGGTTCCCGGTGGCCCGGGAACGCCAGCGTAACCCGCAGGCTGCGCAGCTCCCGCAGCCCCTCCAGGAACGTCAGCAGCGGCTGCGGATCGCTGCCCGGCTGCAGGCCGACATTGGGCGAAATCTGCGGCAGCACAGCATCGCCGCAGAGAATCTGCCCGCTGTCGCCGTGGTAGAACGACACATGCCCCGGCGCATGCCCGCCTGTGATAATGGGCTGCCATTTACGGCTGCCCATTACAAACGGCTCCGCGGCATTGATGTAGGTGACCTCCGGCTGCGGGGTCACCTCGGGCAGGAAGCCCTCCAGATGCTCGCGGATGCCTGTGTTCCACTCCTCCGGCATGCCATGCCGCCGGAAAAAGACCGGCAGCGCCTCATTCAGAATCGCTTCATCGCCCCAGGCGAGACCGGCTTCGGTATGAGCCCGCTCGGTCATCCATACCCGGGCTCCGCTGCGGGACTGCATCCAGCCCGCAAGGCCATAATGGTCGGGATGATGATGGGTAACCACGATATCCCGCACCTGCCTCCAGGTAAGGCTCAGCGCCTCAAGTACCCCCTGCCAGGCAAGCTCGGCAGCCGGTGTATGCGGGCCTGGATCAATAACTGTAACCCTGCCGTCCTTGTCCGGCAGCAGATAGCTGTTAACCTGACGCAGCGGCAGCCCCATCGGTACGGATACCTGAAGTACTCCGCCGTCCCAAGCTTGAATGATCTCCTTATTCAACCTTCCTTCGCCTCCTCTAAGCCCTCTCTCTGATGCCATCTCTAAGGTCTACCTCCCATGAAAATCATGCGGGCCGAGGATTCAGCGTTATATTCCTCTTCATCGTAGCCGCCGTGAACAGTATCCAGCCGCAGCCCGGCAGCGTCAAGCATTTTGCGGAAATCCTCCAGCGTGTAGAGCTTCACCCGTTCCTGGCACTTGCGGGCCGGAGCGCTCCCAGCCTTCGAGGTCAGCAGGATATTCTTTTTCACATACCCTTCCTCGATCCGGCGGGTCTCATCAATCTGGACATCTCCGTCCTCCCGGACCGAATGGGGCACCAGATGGCGGATGACGTAAGCCGGATTCAGAAAATCAATGATGAACCGGCCACCCGGCTTCAGCATCCGGCAGATCTCCTTAAGCACCTTAATCTGCTCCTCATCCTCTTCAAAATACCCGAAGGAAGTGAACAAATTGACCACGGCATCGAAGCCTCCCGCAAGCGGAAGCTCACGCATATCCGAGTGCAGCCAGGTTATCTGCTCCGCCCCCGTCTGCGCACGCGCCTCACGCAGCAGTACCTCCGACAAATCCACGCCCGTTACTTCATAGCCAGCCTGCGACAGAGCCAGCGAATGGCGGCCCATGCCGCAGCAGAGGTCCAGCACCTTCGTCCCCCGGGGCAGGCCAAGCCACTGGATCATGCTCTCCACCTCATGACGCGCACCGCTGAAATCCCTGTGTCTGTATACAATCAGATAGTCCTCGCCAAAACATTTCTCATACCACTCACTCATCTCTTTCCTAGCTCCTTCCACACCCCGCTTCACCGCACGGGCTTATCCCTGTCTCTAATAACGCCTATTGTACCGCCTTTTACTGTAGAAGCCCAGCGAAGTCACAGACCTGCAACACATAATAGTTTATTTATAATTATAGGAACAGGATCACTGTGCGGATAAAAAAAGTATTCCTTCGCGGCGCATATGTATTCGGTTTTTCGCATAACAAACAGCAGTCCCGGTGACCCAGCCGGGACTGCTACACATCTATAGTTTCGGTTATGGGTTCGGTTCGCTTAAGCAGAACTCGTATCCATCCACTGCAGATACACGCGCGCTTCATAAGGACGGAGCTTCAGCTGGCGCAGATCCTCCTCTTTGACGGGCGGATAATTAGAGATCAGCAGCTCCAGCTTCTCGGCGGGCTGGAATTCCTCCGGCAGCTCAAATACAGGCTCATGCTCGTAGAAATTGAGGATCACCAGCAGCCGCTGATCCTCCAGCGTCCGGGTATAGGCATAGATTTCGGGATGCTCCTCCAGCAAGAGTCCGTATTCACCATAGACGATGACCTGATGTTTTTTGCGGAGCTGGATCAGCTTCTTATAATAATTGAAAATAGAGTCCGGGTCCTTGACGCTGCTGGCCG
This genomic interval from Paenibacillus sp. FSL H8-0332 contains the following:
- a CDS encoding MBL fold metallo-hydrolase → MNKEIIQAWDGGVLQVSVPMGLPLRQVNSYLLPDKDGRVTVIDPGPHTPAAELAWQGVLEALSLTWRQVRDIVVTHHHPDHYGLAGWMQSRSGARVWMTERAHTEAGLAWGDEAILNEALPVFFRRHGMPEEWNTGIREHLEGFLPEVTPQPEVTYINAAEPFVMGSRKWQPIITGGHAPGHVSFYHGDSGQILCGDAVLPQISPNVGLQPGSDPQPLLTFLEGLRELRSLRVTLAFPGHREPFPGFTARADSLLRHHEERLDTTAALLAGGPQSGFAVCEGLFRSRVATAHQMRFAMSEALAHLAELVRRGRAAETEAGPGGGLLFTAVE
- a CDS encoding TetR/AcrR family transcriptional regulator translates to MAVDRRIGKTRDAIFKAFLSLMEEKSFEQITVHEIAERANVSRGTVYLHFVDKYDLLDKCVEKEMTELRDRCVGIQENLDFTSSGPLLRTAEYVEQHATVFITLINNSGIPAFRTRLHAMLMEGLAEQIDMDGVNQGMNKEMLLHFMASAAVGVMEWWITHSLPISAKKLMEDISILLERNQMGPQPLDALP
- a CDS encoding class I SAM-dependent methyltransferase, with product MSEWYEKCFGEDYLIVYRHRDFSGARHEVESMIQWLGLPRGTKVLDLCCGMGRHSLALSQAGYEVTGVDLSEVLLREARAQTGAEQITWLHSDMRELPLAGGFDAVVNLFTSFGYFEEDEEQIKVLKEICRMLKPGGRFIIDFLNPAYVIRHLVPHSVREDGDVQIDETRRIEEGYVKKNILLTSKAGSAPARKCQERVKLYTLEDFRKMLDAAGLRLDTVHGGYDEEEYNAESSARMIFMGGRP